A genomic segment from Luteibacter aegosomatis encodes:
- a CDS encoding N-acetylmuramoyl-L-alanine amidase, whose protein sequence is MIDILYAPLPYEARLPERAATDVDLVVIHCTELPDLAMARDYGERVLYEDRGTGASGHYYVDRDGTVLCYVDPLRTANHTRGYNPRSIGIELVNLGRYPDWFRSDNQVMTEPYTEAQLDALRDLLVHLVERFPSLRHVAGHEDLDLATVPASDAPDREVPRKRDPGPMFPWERVFAALPLERLAAAPPL, encoded by the coding sequence ATGATCGACATCCTGTACGCCCCCCTCCCCTACGAAGCCCGCCTGCCCGAACGCGCCGCCACCGACGTCGACCTCGTGGTGATCCACTGCACCGAGTTGCCCGACCTGGCCATGGCTCGCGACTACGGCGAGCGCGTGCTCTACGAAGACCGGGGCACCGGCGCCAGCGGCCATTACTACGTCGACCGCGACGGCACCGTGCTCTGCTACGTCGATCCGCTGCGCACCGCGAACCACACCCGTGGCTACAACCCGCGCTCGATCGGCATCGAGCTGGTCAACCTCGGCCGCTATCCCGACTGGTTCCGCTCGGACAACCAGGTAATGACCGAACCCTACACCGAAGCGCAACTCGACGCCCTGCGCGACCTGCTGGTCCACCTCGTCGAGCGCTTCCCGTCGCTGCGGCACGTCGCCGGCCACGAAGACCTCGACCTGGCCACCGTCCCCGCCAGCGATGCGCCGGATCGCGAAGTGCCGCGCAAGCGCGACCCCGGTCCGATGTTTCCCTGGGAGCGCGTGTTCGCCGCCCTGCCCCTCGAGCGGCTGGCCGCGGCGCCCCCGCTATAA
- the tesB gene encoding acyl-CoA thioesterase II — MSDNHVGELVELLQLERLEDNLFRGQSRDIGTRFVFGGQVLGQALSAAQRTVDPKREAHSLHAYFLRAGDIDAPIVYSVERTRDGGSFSSRRVVAIQHGQPILNGSISFQEPETGYEHQMSMPEVPAPEDVEPMPALNAEQLGRLPEKTQRWLGIDGPFEFRHVWPRDELRPAKRPPYQHIWFRLTGPVDDTLSLHQALLAYASDFHLIGTATLPHGISYLTRNMQMASLDHALWFHRPFRIDEWLLYSFDSPTSQGGRGLARGMIYSRDGRLVASTAQEGLIRVRPD; from the coding sequence ATGTCGGACAACCACGTCGGCGAACTCGTCGAACTGCTGCAGCTCGAGCGCCTCGAAGACAACCTCTTCCGCGGCCAGAGCCGCGACATCGGCACCCGCTTCGTCTTCGGCGGCCAGGTGCTGGGCCAGGCCCTCTCGGCCGCCCAGCGCACGGTCGATCCCAAGCGCGAAGCGCACTCGCTGCATGCGTATTTCCTGCGCGCCGGCGACATCGACGCACCCATCGTCTACAGCGTGGAGCGCACGCGCGACGGCGGCTCGTTCTCCTCGCGGCGCGTGGTCGCCATCCAGCACGGCCAGCCCATCCTCAACGGTTCCATCTCGTTCCAGGAGCCGGAAACCGGCTATGAACACCAGATGTCCATGCCCGAGGTACCGGCGCCGGAAGACGTCGAGCCGATGCCGGCGCTCAACGCCGAGCAACTGGGCAGGCTGCCCGAGAAGACCCAGCGCTGGCTGGGCATCGACGGGCCGTTCGAGTTCCGCCACGTATGGCCGCGCGACGAACTGCGCCCGGCCAAGCGGCCGCCGTACCAGCACATCTGGTTTCGCCTCACCGGGCCGGTCGACGACACGCTGTCGCTCCACCAGGCGTTGCTCGCCTACGCATCGGACTTCCACCTGATCGGCACGGCCACGCTGCCGCACGGCATCTCGTACCTCACCCGCAACATGCAGATGGCCAGCCTCGACCACGCGCTCTGGTTCCATCGCCCGTTCCGCATCGACGAATGGCTGCTCTATTCGTTCGACAGCCCCACGTCGCAGGGCGGACGCGGCCTCGCGCGCGGCATGATCTACTCGCGCGACGGCCGGCTGGTCGCTTCCACCGCGCAGGAAGGCCTCATCCGCGTGCGGCCCGACTGA
- the egtB gene encoding ergothioneine biosynthesis protein EgtB, which yields MSLRPLGIAPIPPAGEDLASRFLSVRQRTAALAANLRPEDTVVQSMPDASPTKWHLAHTTWFFEHFVLGRDPAYATPNPEWHYLFNSYYQSVGPMHARPHRGMLTRPSLDELVDYRRRVEDAVAERIARGDDAELPMLVELGVQHEQQHQELLLTDIKHAFAQNPLEPAYADAPRGLSVVAPSLRFVPFDEAVVQVGYEGEGFHFDNEGPRHRTYRQAGSLANRPVTNAEYRAFVHDGGYEQPGLWLSDGWATVQAEGWKRPLYWDDALETEFTLQGRREIDPHAPVCHISYFEADAFARWAGARLPTETEWETLAEDIPVQGNLQDTGMLQPRASSFETPLGQMYGDVWEWTMSPYISYPGFRPLAGSLGEYNGKFMNGQWVLRGGSCATPADHVRATYRNFFPPHARWQFSGIRLGNDR from the coding sequence ATGAGCCTTCGCCCCCTCGGCATCGCTCCCATCCCGCCCGCGGGCGAGGATCTCGCCTCTCGCTTTCTTTCCGTACGCCAACGTACGGCAGCCCTCGCGGCGAACCTCCGGCCGGAGGACACCGTGGTGCAGTCGATGCCCGACGCCAGCCCGACGAAGTGGCACCTGGCCCATACCACGTGGTTCTTCGAACACTTCGTGCTCGGCCGGGATCCGGCGTACGCCACGCCGAATCCGGAATGGCATTACCTGTTCAATTCGTATTACCAGTCCGTGGGTCCGATGCATGCCCGACCGCATAGGGGCATGCTCACGCGTCCCTCGCTGGACGAGCTCGTCGATTACCGCCGTCGCGTCGAGGATGCCGTGGCGGAGCGGATCGCGCGTGGCGACGACGCCGAGCTTCCGATGCTCGTCGAACTCGGCGTGCAGCACGAGCAGCAGCACCAGGAACTGCTCCTGACCGATATCAAGCATGCCTTCGCGCAGAATCCGCTGGAGCCCGCGTACGCCGATGCGCCGCGCGGCCTGTCGGTCGTCGCGCCGTCGTTGCGGTTCGTGCCGTTCGACGAAGCGGTGGTCCAGGTCGGCTATGAAGGCGAGGGTTTCCATTTCGACAACGAAGGACCGCGCCATCGCACGTATCGCCAGGCGGGCTCGCTCGCCAACCGGCCGGTGACTAATGCCGAATACCGTGCTTTCGTGCACGACGGTGGCTACGAACAGCCCGGCCTGTGGTTGTCCGACGGCTGGGCCACGGTACAGGCCGAAGGCTGGAAGCGCCCGTTGTACTGGGATGACGCGCTCGAGACCGAGTTCACGCTGCAAGGGCGGCGCGAGATCGACCCGCATGCGCCCGTCTGCCACATCAGCTATTTCGAAGCCGACGCGTTCGCGCGCTGGGCCGGTGCGCGCCTGCCCACGGAGACGGAGTGGGAAACGCTGGCCGAGGATATTCCCGTTCAGGGGAACCTTCAGGACACGGGCATGCTCCAACCCCGTGCGTCGTCGTTCGAGACGCCGCTCGGACAGATGTACGGCGACGTTTGGGAATGGACGATGAGCCCATACATCAGCTATCCGGGCTTTCGGCCGCTGGCCGGTTCGCTTGGCGAATACAACGGCAAGTTCATGAACGGCCAATGGGTGCTTCGTGGCGGTTCATGCGCCACGCCCGCCGACCATGTGCGTGCCACGTATCGCAACTTTTTTCCTCCCCACGCCCGCTGGCAGTTTTCGGGGATTCGACTGGGAAACGACCGATGA
- the pqqA gene encoding pyrroloquinoline quinone precursor peptide PqqA: MRTWKKPAYTDLRLGFEVTMYVSNR, from the coding sequence ATGCGTACGTGGAAGAAACCCGCCTACACCGATCTGCGTCTCGGCTTCGAAGTGACGATGTACGTCTCCAACCGCTGA
- a CDS encoding DUF6491 family protein, giving the protein MNVRYLLLATCLGFTGALQAQDAPQARHELPFADCMRTDRISNYAEVDDRTVIVANGPNFYRITTDVACPRKSLGGGIHFKGSASVKAIGAMRICGGIDEQIVRRDDPPCQIQTVEKIDKKTYQSLEKNAKKKGSGAEPNGMVR; this is encoded by the coding sequence ATGAACGTCCGCTACCTGCTCCTCGCCACCTGCCTGGGCTTTACCGGAGCCCTCCAGGCCCAGGACGCGCCCCAGGCGCGCCATGAACTGCCATTCGCCGATTGCATGCGGACCGATCGCATCAGCAACTACGCGGAGGTCGACGACCGGACGGTCATCGTGGCCAATGGGCCCAATTTCTACCGGATCACCACCGACGTGGCCTGCCCGCGCAAGTCTCTCGGCGGCGGCATCCATTTCAAGGGCTCGGCCAGCGTCAAGGCCATCGGGGCCATGCGGATCTGCGGCGGCATCGACGAGCAGATCGTGCGTCGCGACGATCCGCCGTGCCAGATCCAGACCGTGGAGAAGATCGACAAGAAGACCTACCAGAGCCTGGAGAAGAACGCCAAGAAGAAGGGCTCGGGTGCCGAGCCGAATGGCATGGTCAGGTGA
- the pqqD gene encoding pyrroloquinoline quinone biosynthesis peptide chaperone PqqD — translation MSRGRIPQWRPGYRFQWEPAQDAFVLLYPEGMVRLNESAGMIGELIDGKRSVEAIVVALAAEFTDADSEEIGADVDGFMQVAHEKHWLRFD, via the coding sequence GTGAGCCGCGGACGCATTCCGCAATGGCGTCCCGGCTATCGGTTCCAGTGGGAACCGGCGCAGGACGCCTTCGTTCTCCTCTACCCCGAGGGGATGGTCCGGCTCAACGAGAGCGCGGGCATGATCGGTGAACTCATCGACGGCAAGCGGAGCGTCGAAGCGATCGTCGTCGCGCTTGCCGCCGAATTCACCGACGCCGACAGCGAGGAAATCGGTGCCGACGTCGACGGCTTCATGCAGGTGGCCCATGAAAAGCACTGGCTCCGATTCGACTGA
- the egtD gene encoding L-histidine N(alpha)-methyltransferase, protein MSAQPQDIRVDDRHPDIEDTVQTVRRGLSAKPKKLPSRLFYDERGSALFEAICEQPEYYLTRTEIAIMREHAEDIAATLGPEVRLVEYGSGSGIKTRMLLEHLESPAAYVPVEISRSALMESVAALAAEFPDVPMQPVCADFTQPLRLPVPLRSPRRTVIYFPGSTIGNFESKDALKILRQMRAEMSAGGGILIGVDLKKDPAEIEAAYNDAAGVTRDFTLNMLVRLNREIGTDFDIAAFRHRARYNALAGRIETALVSTKRQDVRLGNDTYAFREDEAMQVEYSCKYSLDDFAQMAEKAGLSVEKVWMDEDKRFSVQYLVRATPVA, encoded by the coding sequence ATGAGTGCTCAACCCCAAGACATCCGCGTGGACGACCGGCATCCGGATATCGAAGACACGGTGCAGACGGTGCGGCGCGGCCTTTCGGCCAAGCCGAAGAAACTGCCTTCGCGCCTGTTCTACGACGAGCGCGGCTCGGCCCTGTTCGAGGCCATCTGCGAGCAGCCGGAGTACTACCTCACGCGCACCGAGATCGCCATCATGCGCGAGCACGCGGAGGATATCGCCGCGACGCTGGGTCCCGAGGTGCGCCTGGTGGAATACGGCAGCGGCAGCGGCATCAAGACGCGGATGCTGCTCGAACACCTGGAGTCGCCGGCCGCCTACGTGCCGGTGGAGATTTCGCGCAGTGCCTTGATGGAAAGCGTGGCGGCCTTGGCCGCCGAATTTCCCGACGTGCCCATGCAGCCGGTCTGCGCGGACTTCACCCAGCCGTTGCGCCTGCCGGTGCCCTTGCGCTCGCCCCGCCGCACGGTGATCTATTTTCCCGGTTCCACCATCGGCAATTTCGAGAGCAAGGATGCGCTGAAGATCCTTCGCCAGATGCGCGCCGAAATGAGCGCCGGCGGGGGCATCCTGATCGGGGTCGACCTGAAGAAGGATCCCGCCGAGATCGAGGCCGCGTACAACGACGCGGCGGGCGTTACGCGTGATTTCACCCTCAACATGCTGGTTCGCCTCAACCGCGAGATCGGCACCGATTTCGACATCGCCGCCTTCCGCCATCGCGCGCGTTACAACGCCTTGGCCGGGCGCATCGAAACCGCCCTGGTGAGCACGAAGCGCCAGGACGTGCGCCTGGGCAACGATACCTATGCGTTCCGCGAAGACGAAGCGATGCAGGTGGAATACAGCTGCAAGTATTCGCTCGACGACTTCGCGCAGATGGCGGAGAAAGCGGGGCTCTCGGTCGAGAAGGTGTGGATGGACGAAGATAAGCGCTTCAGCGTGCAGTACCTGGTACGCGCCACCCCCGTCGCCTGA
- the pqqB gene encoding pyrroloquinoline quinone biosynthesis protein PqqB produces the protein MHIQVLGSAAGGGFPQWNCNCANCAGFRAGTLRATARTQSSIAISDDGVHWVLCNASPDIRAQLASFAPMQQNRALRDTGIAAIVLLDSQIDHTTGLLSLREGCPHEVWCTDMVHEDLSTGFPLFRMLTHWNGGLVHRRIVPGEPFVIGACPKLRFAPFALRSAAPPYSPHRGNPHPGDNIGLVVEDLETGGRLFYAPGLGEVDDELLAVMAQANCLLVDGTLWHDDEMRRRGVGTRTGREMGHLAQYGPGGMLEVLARLSNVPRRVLIHINNTNPILDDDSPERAELTRRGIDVAWDGMGIRL, from the coding sequence GTGCATATCCAGGTCCTGGGTTCGGCCGCCGGAGGCGGATTTCCGCAGTGGAACTGCAACTGCGCCAACTGCGCCGGTTTCCGCGCCGGCACGCTCCGCGCCACCGCGCGAACGCAGTCATCCATCGCCATCTCCGATGACGGCGTGCATTGGGTGTTGTGCAACGCCTCGCCGGACATCCGCGCGCAATTGGCCTCGTTCGCGCCGATGCAGCAGAACCGCGCGCTGCGCGATACCGGCATCGCGGCCATCGTGCTGCTGGACAGCCAGATCGACCACACCACGGGACTGCTGAGCCTGCGCGAGGGCTGTCCGCACGAAGTGTGGTGCACCGACATGGTCCACGAGGACCTCAGCACCGGTTTTCCGTTGTTCCGCATGCTCACCCACTGGAACGGCGGCCTCGTACACCGGCGCATCGTTCCAGGCGAACCGTTCGTCATCGGCGCCTGCCCGAAATTGCGGTTCGCGCCGTTCGCACTGCGCAGCGCCGCACCGCCGTATTCACCGCATCGCGGCAACCCCCATCCGGGCGACAACATCGGCCTGGTGGTCGAAGACCTCGAAACCGGTGGTCGATTGTTCTACGCCCCCGGCCTGGGGGAGGTCGACGACGAACTGCTCGCCGTGATGGCCCAGGCCAACTGCCTGCTCGTCGACGGCACGCTCTGGCACGACGACGAAATGCGCCGCCGCGGCGTCGGCACGCGCACCGGCCGGGAGATGGGCCATCTCGCGCAGTACGGACCCGGCGGCATGCTCGAGGTGCTCGCTCGCCTGTCGAACGTGCCGCGACGTGTCCTTATCCACATCAACAACACCAATCCCATCCTCGACGACGATTCGCCCGAGCGCGCGGAGCTTACGCGCCGCGGCATCGACGTCGCCTGGGACGGCATGGGCATACGACTCTAG
- the rlmKL gene encoding bifunctional 23S rRNA (guanine(2069)-N(7))-methyltransferase RlmK/23S rRNA (guanine(2445)-N(2))-methyltransferase RlmL — MKFFATCPKGLEYLLKDELAAIGADHVKEVLAGVSFEGSLETAYRACLWSRMASRVLLPLAEFEADTPEALYEGVQSVDWAEHLAAHGTLAVDANTAQSKLTHSQFIALKTKDAIVDQFRAASGARPDVDPEEPDLRVNVRLRRDRATLSVDLSGSPLHRRGWRERQGEAPLKENLASAMLVRAQWPRIYAEGGALVDPMCGSGTLLIEGALMAADVAPGLRRGYYGFLGWLKHDYALWRGLWDEAKARADEGMRNLRPVFFGSDSDANMVQTAKRNAQAANVAGFVHLDRRDAVHVEPPPETPLGLVITNPPYGERLGDRAELPRLYQDLGKALKERFPGWRAAVLAGDEELGRALRLSPDKRYALFNGALETPLLTFSLRARDEAPREARPLSVGAEMLKNRLEKNVRHLRKRLSREGITCWRAYDQDLPEYAAAIDVYEDWLHIQEYKAPQDVPVDVARIRMREIVRVAGEVFGTPRERIAVKTRERGKGGSKYGQFDQRGEFVEVSEGGLAFLVNPTDYLDTGLFLDHRLVRAKIRELSAGKHFLNLFAYTGTASVYAAAGGARDTTSVDLSGTYLDWASRNLALNGFTGDRHRLVQDDALAFLEKRSMQYGLIYVDPPTFSNSKKADDFDVQRDHVKLLLLCAERLLPDGVIVFSNNFRRFQLDRAALEPHLSIEDWSAQSIPFDFARRHDIHGCWLLRKPFVNPWRT; from the coding sequence ATGAAGTTCTTCGCCACCTGCCCCAAGGGCCTGGAATACCTGCTCAAGGACGAACTGGCCGCCATCGGCGCCGATCACGTGAAGGAGGTGCTGGCCGGCGTGTCCTTCGAAGGCTCGCTGGAAACCGCCTACCGCGCCTGCCTGTGGTCGCGCATGGCCAGCCGCGTGTTGCTGCCCCTGGCCGAGTTCGAGGCCGACACGCCGGAGGCCCTCTACGAGGGCGTGCAATCGGTGGACTGGGCCGAACACCTCGCCGCCCACGGCACCCTGGCCGTGGACGCCAACACGGCCCAGAGCAAGCTCACCCATAGCCAGTTCATCGCCCTGAAGACCAAGGACGCCATCGTCGACCAGTTCCGCGCCGCCAGCGGCGCGCGCCCCGACGTGGATCCCGAGGAGCCCGACCTTCGGGTGAACGTACGCCTGCGCCGCGATCGCGCCACGCTGTCGGTGGACCTCTCCGGCTCGCCCCTGCATCGTCGCGGCTGGCGCGAGCGCCAGGGCGAGGCGCCGCTGAAGGAAAACCTGGCCTCGGCCATGCTCGTTCGCGCCCAATGGCCGCGCATCTACGCCGAAGGCGGTGCCCTGGTCGATCCGATGTGCGGCTCGGGCACCCTGCTGATCGAGGGCGCGCTCATGGCCGCCGACGTGGCACCGGGCCTGCGTCGCGGCTACTACGGCTTCCTCGGCTGGCTCAAGCACGACTACGCGCTCTGGCGCGGCCTGTGGGACGAAGCGAAGGCCCGCGCCGACGAGGGCATGCGCAACCTGCGCCCGGTGTTCTTCGGCAGCGATTCGGATGCGAACATGGTGCAGACCGCCAAGCGCAACGCGCAGGCGGCCAACGTGGCCGGCTTCGTCCACCTGGACCGTCGCGACGCCGTGCACGTCGAGCCGCCGCCGGAAACGCCGCTCGGCCTGGTCATCACCAATCCGCCCTACGGCGAGCGCCTGGGCGATCGTGCCGAACTGCCGCGCCTCTACCAGGACCTCGGCAAGGCGCTCAAGGAGCGTTTCCCGGGCTGGCGCGCCGCGGTGCTCGCCGGCGACGAGGAGCTGGGCCGTGCCCTGCGCCTTTCTCCCGACAAGCGCTATGCGCTGTTCAACGGCGCCCTGGAGACCCCGCTGTTGACCTTCAGCCTGCGGGCCCGCGACGAAGCGCCCCGCGAGGCCAGGCCGCTCTCGGTGGGCGCGGAGATGCTGAAGAACCGTCTCGAGAAGAACGTCCGCCACCTGCGCAAGCGCCTGTCCCGCGAGGGCATCACCTGCTGGCGCGCCTACGACCAGGATCTCCCCGAATACGCCGCGGCCATCGACGTCTACGAAGACTGGCTGCATATCCAGGAGTACAAGGCCCCGCAGGACGTGCCGGTCGACGTGGCGCGCATCCGCATGCGCGAGATCGTCCGCGTGGCGGGCGAGGTGTTCGGCACCCCCCGCGAGCGCATCGCGGTGAAGACCCGCGAGCGCGGCAAGGGCGGCTCCAAGTACGGCCAGTTCGACCAGCGCGGCGAGTTCGTGGAAGTGAGCGAGGGCGGCCTGGCCTTCCTCGTGAACCCCACCGATTACCTCGACACCGGCCTGTTCCTCGACCATCGCCTGGTTCGGGCGAAGATCCGCGAGCTGTCGGCCGGAAAGCACTTCCTCAATCTCTTCGCCTATACGGGTACGGCCAGCGTCTACGCCGCGGCCGGCGGCGCGCGGGATACCACCAGCGTCGATCTCTCGGGAACCTACCTCGACTGGGCGTCGCGAAACCTCGCGTTGAACGGCTTCACCGGCGACCGCCATCGCCTGGTACAGGACGACGCCTTGGCGTTCCTGGAAAAGCGCTCGATGCAGTACGGCCTGATCTACGTCGACCCGCCGACCTTCTCCAATTCCAAGAAGGCCGACGACTTCGACGTGCAGCGCGACCACGTGAAGCTGCTGCTCCTGTGCGCCGAGCGGTTGCTGCCCGACGGCGTGATCGTGTTCTCCAACAATTTCCGCCGTTTCCAGCTTGATCGGGCGGCCCTCGAGCCCCATCTTTCCATCGAAGACTGGAGCGCCCAGAGCATCCCGTTCGACTTCGCCCGCCGCCACGATATCCACGGCTGCTGGCTGCTTCGGAAGCCGTTCGTGAACCCGTGGAGAACGTGA
- a CDS encoding alpha/beta hydrolase, translated as MRGHIILSHGSDSGPDATKVSALAAVAESLGWSTVRPDYREHDLHGYAGSIDPRLAVLGEAIAASPVPPVLVGSSMGAFVSGLASLDAPVAGLFLLALPTRIPGYPRDIAVRPGVPSFLVHGYADDVCPVDEAIGFARGQGMPALLVNDDHRLGATLGDIETSFRRFLDGLA; from the coding sequence ATGCGCGGCCACATCATCCTTTCCCACGGTTCCGATTCCGGTCCCGACGCCACCAAGGTCAGCGCGCTGGCCGCCGTGGCCGAGTCCCTCGGCTGGTCCACGGTCCGCCCGGATTACCGCGAACACGACCTCCACGGGTATGCCGGCTCGATCGATCCGCGCCTGGCCGTCCTCGGTGAGGCCATCGCCGCGTCGCCCGTGCCGCCCGTGCTGGTCGGATCGAGCATGGGCGCGTTCGTCTCGGGCCTCGCGTCGCTGGACGCGCCGGTGGCCGGGCTGTTCCTGCTGGCCTTGCCGACCCGCATCCCGGGCTATCCGCGCGACATCGCGGTACGGCCGGGCGTGCCGTCGTTCCTCGTGCACGGCTATGCCGACGACGTCTGCCCCGTCGACGAGGCTATCGGCTTCGCCCGCGGGCAGGGCATGCCCGCCCTGCTGGTGAACGACGACCATCGCCTGGGCGCCACCCTCGGCGATATCGAGACGTCATTCCGCCGTTTCCTGGATGGCCTCGCATGA
- a CDS encoding LysR family transcriptional regulator — protein MNVELRHLRYFIAVADELHFSRAAERLGISQPPLSQQIRDLEAMLGVRLLRRTNRRVELTDAGAAYLAAARDILGRVDDAAELALRASRGEIGELQVAFTRSTPLIEHFSRAIHAFRETYPAVRLALVERNTLQQIEALLDGRQQVGLLRATTLPAPLVSHKIVDDPLVAVMRADHPLAKRRARGIRMRELADERFVTFNRAAGTGILDQFLAMCRNAGFTPRIAQEAGEASTMVGLVAAGFGVAVLPRALRHVRIDGVVYLAIDSPDAASELHLAHRRDDASALVKVFTTTMLAT, from the coding sequence ATGAACGTCGAGCTGCGGCACCTGCGTTACTTCATCGCCGTGGCCGACGAGCTCCATTTCAGCCGTGCCGCCGAGCGGCTGGGCATCTCCCAGCCACCGCTCAGCCAGCAGATCCGCGATCTCGAAGCGATGCTCGGCGTGCGCCTCCTGCGCCGTACCAACCGCCGCGTGGAACTCACCGACGCCGGTGCGGCGTACCTGGCCGCCGCGCGCGACATCCTCGGCCGTGTCGACGATGCCGCCGAGCTCGCGCTGCGCGCCAGTCGCGGGGAAATCGGCGAACTGCAAGTCGCCTTCACCCGGTCGACGCCGTTGATCGAACATTTTTCCCGGGCCATCCATGCGTTTCGCGAGACGTATCCCGCCGTGCGGCTTGCGCTGGTGGAACGCAACACGCTGCAGCAGATCGAGGCCCTGCTCGACGGTCGCCAGCAGGTGGGACTGCTCCGCGCCACCACCCTGCCCGCGCCGCTGGTATCGCACAAGATCGTCGACGATCCCCTCGTGGCCGTGATGCGCGCCGATCATCCGCTGGCGAAGCGCCGTGCCCGTGGGATACGCATGAGGGAACTCGCCGACGAGCGCTTCGTCACGTTCAACCGCGCCGCGGGCACCGGCATCCTGGACCAGTTCCTTGCGATGTGCCGCAACGCGGGCTTCACTCCCCGCATCGCGCAGGAGGCCGGCGAGGCATCGACGATGGTCGGGCTGGTGGCCGCCGGATTCGGTGTGGCGGTGTTGCCGCGGGCGCTGCGCCACGTGCGGATCGACGGCGTGGTCTACCTCGCCATCGATTCACCCGACGCGGCCAGCGAATTGCACCTCGCCCATCGGCGCGACGACGCGTCGGCGCTGGTGAAAGTGTTCACGACGACCATGCTCGCTACCTAG
- the pqqC gene encoding pyrroloquinoline-quinone synthase PqqC, protein MTTALSRSEFEHALRDKGRYYHIHHPYHVAMYEGRATREQIQGWVANRFYYQVNIPLKDAAILANCPDRDVRREWIQRILDHDGAPGEGGGIEAWLKLAEAVGLDREQVLSQELVLPGVRFAVDAYVNFARRASWQEAASSSLTELFAPEIHRARLSSWPRHYPWIDQDGYDYFRTRLGQARRDVEHGLSITLEHYTTWDAQQRMLEILQFKLDILWSMLDAMSMAYELQRPPYHTVTNERAWHRGIAP, encoded by the coding sequence GTGACCACCGCGCTCAGCCGCAGCGAATTCGAACACGCCCTTCGCGACAAGGGCCGCTATTACCACATCCACCATCCCTACCACGTGGCGATGTACGAAGGCCGGGCCACGCGCGAGCAGATCCAGGGCTGGGTGGCCAATCGCTTCTACTATCAGGTGAACATCCCCCTGAAGGACGCGGCCATCCTCGCCAACTGCCCCGATCGCGACGTGCGCCGCGAATGGATCCAGCGCATCCTCGACCACGACGGCGCACCCGGCGAAGGCGGCGGCATCGAAGCGTGGCTCAAGCTCGCCGAGGCCGTGGGGCTCGACCGCGAACAGGTGCTCTCGCAGGAACTCGTGCTGCCCGGCGTGCGTTTCGCCGTGGATGCCTACGTGAACTTCGCCCGGCGCGCGAGCTGGCAGGAAGCCGCGAGCAGTTCCCTCACCGAGCTGTTCGCCCCGGAGATCCATCGCGCGCGGCTGAGCAGCTGGCCGCGGCACTATCCCTGGATCGACCAGGACGGCTACGACTATTTCCGCACCCGGCTCGGCCAGGCGCGTCGCGACGTCGAACACGGCCTGAGCATCACGCTCGAGCACTACACCACGTGGGATGCGCAGCAACGCATGCTCGAGATACTGCAGTTCAAGCTCGACATCCTCTGGAGCATGCTCGACGCCATGAGCATGGCCTACGAGTTGCAACGCCCGCCGTACCATACGGTCACGAACGAACGCGCCTGGCACCGGGGTATCGCCCCGTGA